The sequence AGTGTGTAAACACCCTGTCTCTTCAATCAATATGGGAATTCAAAATCGCCGATGCCGTCCCCCTCGACGGCAAGATCTCATACGAAGATCTCACAGCCAAAGTCAAAGAGCTAAACAACGGGCTTAGCCTCTCAGTGCTCGATCTCCGCCGCCTCGTCCGCCACGCCATCACCAACCGCATCTTCGCAGAGCCCGAAAAGGGCTTCGTGGCGCACTCCCGCACTTCGCGGCTCATTCGCGAAGATGCGCCCCTGCGGAATTGGGTTGGGTTCATGTGCAACGATTTGTGGCTGCCGTTGGCTAATGTCATCccggcgatgaagaagtgGCCCGCGAGTGAGGAGTCGACTGAGACGGGCGTCAACCTTGCGTATAAGCAGGATCTTCCTTGGTTCGACTTTATTCAGCAGGATCAGGAGTTTTCCAAGAGATACAATTTGGCTATGCAGGCTCATGGCAGCGGAGAAGGATATTCCATGGAGACTGTGGTTAAGGGATATCCTTGGGAGAAGCTACCTCAAGACGGCACAGTCGTCGATGTAAGTCCACACACACACCACCCTCGAAACACATGCAGCCGGGTCCACCTACACACAAGAACAATCACTGACTGAAACATACCTCAGATGGGCGGTAACCAAGGCTACATCTCCTTCGCCCTCGCAGAAGCCTTCCCCAACCTCTCCTTCATAGTCCAAGACACCGCTGGCATGCGCACCGCCGAAACCATCGGCAAAGTCCCCGCAGAGCTCCAATCGCGAGTCCAGCTCACCACCCACGACTTCTTCACCCCGCAGCCCGTCGTTGCCGCCGCTTACTTCTTCCGCATGATCTTCCATGGCTTCTCAGACAAGTACTGCCTGCAAATTCTAAGGGCGCTCATCCCTTCGCTCAGACCGGGCGCAAAGGTAATTATCAACGATGGAGCCCTTCCGGAACCGGGCACGGCGGGGTACATTGAAGACAGGACGATGAGGACGTTGGATTTGTTTATGCAAGTCACTGTGAATgcgagggagagggagcCGGATGATTGGAGGGACCTGTTTAGACGAGCTGATGAGCGGTTCAAGTTTAATGGCATATGGCAGCCGGAGAAGTCAAGGATGTGGTTTATTGAGGCTGAGTGGACTGGAGAGTAGCGAAAATAGGTATGAAGCATAAGTGCATGAAAGCTATTGGCGTAATGTTGATGAGAATCTGGAGCTCATAATACGGAAATAACGGAAGTGACCGCCGCAGCTGTAAGATTGGCTAGACGAGTGAACTATGCATACATTTACCCCCGTCGTCTAAAGATGAATGACGAAGGCTTACACTTCAAGCAGCGGCTAATGCATGTCCATCTTGTCGAATCGAACGGCCACGTCGATCTGCTTACAATGCTCCGCCATTTCCGTGCTCCACCGTTTTTGGATCATTGTCATTGGGAATCACTTTCAGAatgataataaaaaaatagtaatgaTGCCCGATGAGGGTGTTGTGTATAATTTAGTAGTAGCGTCTGCCGTGTAGCTCGTTTATGCTCATTACACATCCAACGAAGTCTTCATTCCCGTACGTCcatgttaaaaaaagaaaaaccaatCCCAATGCAATCCCGCCTTATCCAGTAATGCAATTCGATGATAGTCAAATAGGCTTAAAACCCAATTTTTTTGGTGGTTCCTGAGCGGACGAATTTACTAGAGGCCGCAGTTGCTCACAGCCACCTGAGAGGCAGTGGCAGAAACACGTCCGAGGGCAACAGCATTACCGTTGGTCAGAGCATTCATGGCGTCGAGACCAATGTTGAAACCAGCAGCGGTGTGATCAATGGCCAAGACGTAGATGGTCTTGCCGCTGTAGGTGAGCTTCCAGCAAGTGCCGCAGTTAGGGGAGTTCCAGCCAGCGACGGCCTGGGCACCACCAATGTATGGGAAGCGAGGGATCTGGCCCTGGGTCTGCCAGTGGTATCTGGTGATGAGGCCGTTGGTGCCGTCGGAGCAAGATACGACGGTTAGAGAACGAGATGCGTCATCGTAGCCGGTATCGTACGAGACTATGTGGGTGAAATTATGTTAGCAAAATGAGAGCGCCCAATACAGGCAATGGAGTCGTCATACCGGTATCAGCAGAGACGGCGGCGCTGAAGAGAGCAAGCTTGAAGAGGTTGGACAATTGCATCTTGACTGTGTTGTCGAGGTATGGATATTAGATAAAGCTGAGTATTAAAGCGAATGTGTTGTGAGGAGGCTTGGGCCGGTTGATGTTGTGATGAAgactgaagatgatgattcaAAGCAATTGGTTTCTCAGGCGAGGACGAGTCTGGTTTTTATACTCAGAGCAACTTGCCCGTCATGGCCGTTTTGGGACTTGTCCGTCGAAACTCAGtcgcctcttccttctcgtTCGATGGGATCGTGGTATCCATCCATCGCCAAGTCCTCCCGCCTGCTGCATCCCAGTCAGCCAAGcccctcttctttccctcggAAGTATACTTACATATGACCCGGTGAAGAATAATACCTACTAAATATCAGATACTAGTACCTCATGCAGTTAATCGGAGGTAAATGGGTAGCAATCGTTGTGACGAGTCAACTGCGCTCAGGCATCATCCGGCTCTTTGCTCGTGTCCGATCATCTGATGCCGATTCTGGTCCACAAATCCACAAATAGCAACGCATCCCTGTCCCGGACGTAGCTAGCAGCCTGACAAGGAGCACCTGGGGCTCGTAACTTGTTTGTCGCGGTACCGGAAGAAGCCATGGGGAGATCCATCAGGTTGGTGCGTGGTATGGGCGGCACGGGCCATTTGATGCTGTGGTGCTGGGCCACAAGTCCATGTCCGATGGCTGGCATAAGGTTAGGAAGTATACGTGAATAGGCGTATACGGAGATTCAGAATTCGTCATAGCTTTACAccgaaagaaaaggatttttttaagaaaaaaagtaggGCTAAAATTCATACTCGCAATTAAGCTCGTATTTTTGCCGTTGCATTAGAGATGGCTGTCAGAGGCGTCCATCCATTGCTCTTCTGGTCCTAGTCCATCTCGTCACTCAGTCGGGCCTCTCACTCTCAGTCCACAATATCTCCTCTTCAGCCCTCAAGATCCATTCTTACAGCTAGTTCCTCTACTAGCAACAACCATCTTCTGCAAGCGGGCCTACCGGATTATCGGGGGATTCTTTCCCTCTTGACGACGGTCCCCCCAATCACCCAACCAGCTTTCCCCGGACAAGGACCCTGGAGCATCGCCACAGCCGCAAGGAGCGCACGCTGTGTCGATCCGGCTCGTATTGATGACGCAGTGTGCCGGCCTTGTGATGCAGTTTGTACGAGAAATGGGACGGTTGGCGGTTTGTCTAGAAGACGCCAAAAGATGGGTCGGAGCACGCAGTGCATGTACGGGTGGGATGTAATTGAAGCCCAAAAGGATCGTAATACGAGACGTCTaatttttattcttattcttttttttcccctatctctctcttctccgaTTCCTTTGTTCTTCGAGAATCACATTCCTGGCAGACAGAGGTCCTTCTGGGTATATATTTACGCAACCGAGGCCTTGGGCTTTTTACTGCTTGGATGGAGTCATGCCGGCATATACGAACCTCAGTGCATTGATGCTAGTAAAACGGCA comes from Trichoderma asperellum chromosome 3, complete sequence and encodes:
- a CDS encoding uncharacterized protein (SECRETED:SignalP(1-18)~EggNog:ENOG41), translated to MQLSNLFKLALFSAAVSADTVSYDTGYDDASRSLTVVSCSDGTNGLITRYHWQTQGQIPRFPYIGGAQAVAGWNSPNCGTCWKLTYSGKTIYVLAIDHTAAGFNIGLDAMNALTNGNAVALGRVSATASQVAVSNCGL
- a CDS encoding uncharacterized protein (EggNog:ENOG41) — protein: MASQSVQRMTVLSQEIAAKTKIITDHLTAKGLDAASFDVNGLAEFPISQDDEEPYKARLELISLTKELHDIALGPKEGLRYLAWDCVNTLSLQSIWEFKIADAVPLDGKISYEDLTAKVKELNNGLSLSVLDLRRLVRHAITNRIFAEPEKGFVAHSRTSRLIREDAPLRNWVGFMCNDLWLPLANVIPAMKKWPASEESTETGVNLAYKQDLPWFDFIQQDQEFSKRYNLAMQAHGSGEGYSMETVVKGYPWEKLPQDGTVVDMGGNQGYISFALAEAFPNLSFIVQDTAGMRTAETIGKVPAELQSRVQLTTHDFFTPQPVVAAAYFFRMIFHGFSDKYCLQILRALIPSLRPGAKVIINDGALPEPGTAGYIEDRTMRTLDLFMQVTVNAREREPDDWRDLFRRADERFKFNGIWQPEKSRMWFIEAEWTGE